The genome window acagtttgtttttaaaAGGCGTGTACATTCCTTTATGATGGGTTACTACCATTTGGATGTACAGCAGAACCTCAGGCATTTGAAATGTTAGGGGAAAATAACAATTAGTGGGCAATATAACAGAAAATCTAGTATTTGTATTCAATAtaatacaaacataaacaagCTAACTTCTTATTTACAAGACTTTAACCCACACTCACAACTGCACActtatgttaatatatttaacatGTTCATTAAAATGCTCAACGTTTAACTGTGATATCTTGTCTCAAcagttaaatgtgtattttaatttgtatttaatttaatctttaTTTTGACCTTGTGTGAATCCTGTTTTTAACTCTTACCTTGTTGCTGCTTCAAACGCCAGAATTTCCCCAAGGGGATAAATAAagttccatcttatcttattctaTTACACAATGCAATAAGAATGTTTTTGCATTTATGACAGGGTCCATGAGACAGGCACATTATAATAGCAGTATGCCAAATTATATTATGTAATTGAATTTGAAAAGAAAATAGTGAAATGCAAGACCTCTCTATCTGATGATGTCCCAGTCGTGGAGGCGAGGAGGTGTAAATGACTGACATACTGATTAAATACTGTTTTTTATTCATCAGGAGGAGCTACGGAAAGACAGCCGTGTCACCTGGATTGTTGAATTCTACGCAAACTGGTCCTCTGACTGCCAGTCTTTCGCTCCTGTCTTTGCAGACCTTTCACTCAAGTAAGAGTCTCAGTCATGGTTTCCCTAGGCCCCTGAACAAGTTAATAAGTCACTTATATAGAAAGACATCTATGTGATAGGATTAGTTAAGTTAAAATACTAGAGAAATACACACTTTTTACTATAAACCTACAAATCACTAGTGTTGCTTTCATTTGAACAAGCAACCATTATATCTATTTCGTTTTTATAAAGTATTTTTGCTTGAAGATCTACTTTATTAATAAACAATTATACGTTTTACATCCATATATTTCTCGCATTCACCCCTACATTCCCTGTGAAAGCATGGTCTTTGATATGAAAAATAAGAATAAttgcatttatttaataccAGCTGCAAACAGTCAACAGCCTCCTGCTACATGATCGTGTTTTATTTGTAGGCATGTATTCCATGGAAGATTGGCTTAATAACTCACTTTCATATACAATACTGTATTTCTGTCTAAATTTGAacattaaaataacatttaaattcaTGTTTTACTTCCTTCAGTAATTATAACCATGATATTGGATTAAACAGATGTGACTGTTCTGCAGAGGTATCAAAGTCATTATGCTCACCAAAAATGGACTAATTTTAGGAAGTGTTTGCCTACCATTAGTTAGGCATGAATGTCTCACGCTTCTTTCCCCTGCGTTCTTTAGGTACAACTGTCCTGGACTCAGATTTGGGAAGGTGGACATCGGTCGCTATGGAGAGGTTGCGGAGAGGTAAGCCTGTCTATAATGATATAGAAGTACAGTAACATACTATTGGTGTTTATGCTAACCACATGTTTTACAGATTCTCTGAGCTATGGTTTTGACTGTCCCATGATTTGTTCCTTCACAGGTACAGAGTCAGTACTTCTCCTCTGGCCAGGCAGCTGCCCTCACTGATGCTTTTTCAAGAAGGGCAGGAACTTATGAGACGTCCAATGGTGGACAACAAAGCAAGAGCTGTGTCTTGGACCTTCAGTGAGGTAAGACTTGTCCGTTACAAACACATTGAGCAAGTTCTGCGACATTGATGCCAACTTGTACATTATTTAATCTCTAGGAGAACATCATCCGAGAGTTTAACCTGAATGAGCTCTTCCAAAAATCCAAGAAGATGAACAAAAGTAAAGCTTTGAAGGAAGAGCAGCAGAACGACGCTCAGCCAGAGGAGGGCAGCGACGAGCTCGAGCCTGAAACCGAAATCACGGAGCAGCCCACAGAAAGCAAGAAAGACCAGTAAAGAGAAAAGAAGAAGATTGCATGAATTCTTTCCTTTTCTTGCTATGCCTTACATTTTGCAGAAGTCCAGAGTATTATGGAACGTAGAGAGGAAAATAGGTTGGACCCCTGCTAGATGTCATCTCTTTACATGGGAAAATAATGACCCAGTAAACTGCACCATGTTCCCCTGGTCCATCTGGGTATTAGGCAGGGTGGTTGCCGCAATGATTTGGGGACATTCTATTACATTTATAACTTAAATTATTTGAGAACATGTGCCTTTTTGTAATGAATGCCTTTTGATACTTTCAGCAACATTTCATCCCTGCGTGTGACATTTAGCTGCctgtattttgtaaagtgtgtgTTTACTGATGTCTCATGTTTAATACCAAAGTAAGAGTTGaaactgaaaaaataaatacacaaatcCAGTTATCAATTTTACCTTTTTTATTCTGAGAAGACATCTTGTTAAAAATTCTTTATAAGGCCATTTTGGAAATGTCTTTAATGTACTCGTTACAGATATTTGTGAAACTCGTTCCATTCGCCACAGCCCACGATAGCGATATTTTATCTCACACAGAAGTATACATACTGTTCTCACATAGTTTCAAATTGTTCAGTGGCCATCATCCTAGGCCAGAGCAGGAAGAAAAGTAACACAGGTTCTCTTAATCTCCTGTGCCATTAATGCTTATTTTCTTGTTAGCACCCACACGTCAACCAGGTGGGCTTTTGACAATATTCTCACAAGTACACACGCCAGAGAAGCATTCAGCACGACAAACAAAAGTCACATGCACACCAACGACATAGGGAACTGGTAGGGATGAAAATCACGGCCATTTGGGTTAAACAATGATACTTGTGTGCTTCAAGCGTGTTCTTTCCCCCAAATACGTGCCACATTCAACCAGCTTTGACATTCTACTGCTAGTAAAACTAAAACCATAACTCTAATGCCCAATCCTAAAACTCAAGCACACCTCCCTTTCTGTAATTACTCTTCAACATGGCTgtgggttaaaaaaaaaaaatcaactgTACCTTTACAGACGTTTTAAAGTCAATCCAAAAAATCTGCGTTACATATTTTTTTCCTCGGAAAAgtgtaaaaaaaatacaaaccaatacaaaaaattaaaatgtgcatGATTCACTATGAATGGTCTCAAggcaaaaaaagaacaatgaaCAGCGTCTCTAATTGAAAACCAGTCCCCACTTCTTTGTTTTCTGTTCAGTGGCATATTGCATTCACAATATCATTTATAGTATGATTTTCATAAAAATAATATATTCTTCTAtccattcaaataaaagaaCTGAAACGAGTAGAGACTGGTTTGAAATCGTGTCCAAAACTACAAGGTCTGGTGAAATAAATAAGCCCTTCCCTAGCTGGCCATCTGGTAAAGGTTCTGCAAGCATCTTGATAGACTGACAGAGCATTAcagaaaatgaaataaaaaaacaccaaAAAGACATACCATGGTCTTAAAGCTACTAACAGATTTTGCATAATGTCTTTAGCATCAACATTACAAGCGTACATTCCACAAAGATGCTTGTGCCGAAAACCGTGATACTGAATTTCTTTGTGGCTTTCAGAAAATTAAGCTCAATTATTTGCCATTTCAGCTGTCCCCCAAACGACCATCCTTCTCTTTGGACGATGACATTTCCAGCAAGAGCTCATGAGCGGCTGATGCAGCCATTACATACAAACCGGCAACTGATTTGAAATCGCTTTCATGAATAATTACACAGTACATCTGCCACCCTCATCCATAGTCAtcttcaatacctgacaagttGACCCAATAATAATCTGCAAGATTttacacatttatataaaacaatatttaaaaaaaaagatttataaaACTAAAATGATACTGTGTTTAGAGGTTGGACTCTTTTTCCATGACTTATCGTTAAACAGGTTGTGTGGTCCATTCAGAAAGTGAAGAAGGTGTTTCTATTGGTCAACAAATCCTCGCGGTCCACTGGATAAAGGCCATCCTCTCCTGAAGGGTCAGACACAGTGGTCAATGTGTGTGCTAATATACCAAATGAAACAGCAAATCATTGGATAACTGTGTTCTGCAGACGTTTATACCCAGCCTTGATCGTACAGTCTATGGCTCACAAAGTGGCTGAATGGAGACGACTTGATCCTGTGAAAAATGAGGTGTCCCCTTATACTCTTTGTTCAAATCTGAAAGGATTGGCCAGTGGCGTTACAAATATAACAAAGTGGGTACCAGACAGGTCTGCTCCTTTAGTCTTTTGCCGTGGAAAAAAATGATTTTTTCAGGAGCCTGCAGTCGTGAATAATGTTCAGCTCAGGTCAGAGACAAGTGGAAGTAGTCAGGGGACGTTTCCCCTCCTGTGATGGACAGCAAAGGATGTCTGTCCCTCAAACCGATATCTCATAAGTGGTCCCTCCGACGCCTGTCACCTTCTTCACTCCGCCACCTGGTTTCGATGTGGTGTGATTGGCCAAGACTGGACGAGAGGTGGATCTGATTGGACAGCCATCAGGAAGGGgaaaggaggagggggagatTAGGGGTGAGGACAGGGATAAAAGGATGTGGAGGTGAGTGGTTCTGCTtcaatacaaacaacaaacaattaCAGACAGCACTGTTTTTCTCTACCATCAATCTTGTAAGGCATTTGGTAACTTGGTGAGTaagaaaaggaaagaaaaagtTACATGACAAACACATGGTAAGGCATGCTTCCACAGAGCTAACATGCTTTTATTACTAACCCACAAACTGAACCGATAAGACTTACATACACACAACAACTGTTAAACACTTAACAAGCAAACATTGACTGTAAACCACGGAAGAGGAAAAGGAAGACTCACACAGatcagggaggaagaggaggactgACAAACCAGGGAGAAAGAAGCAGAGAATTAGGAGGAAAAGGAGGAAAGGTAGCAGGCTGAAGGGTCTGGAGACGGATCATTACTCACTGTGGAGCCTGTggccctcctccagctcctcctcCCCCAAGCACAATGCCTCCACCTGCAGGCCGAGGCTTGTGCTGAGGCCCTACCTCCGCTATGTAAGACGGGGACTTGCCAAGGGAGAGGCTGCGAGGTGGCGGGGAGATAGGGGGCTCGAATGAGCGAGGGGAAGAGGATAAGGAGGAAAGGTGACGAGGGGCTCTGGAAGAGTCCTGGTTATGTTGGAGCAGGTGCTGGACCTCAGGAAGCCCAGAGGGGGAGTGGGGGGGCGGGCTGACGGCACGCAGGTAAGCCCTGTGGGGGGAGGAGAAAGTGGCAGAGCCCTGGAGgagctgcccctccctctgctgGGCGATCTGAGCTGAGAGGAAGGGCGACGTGTAGCCCTGCAGTGGGCTGCTGGGCGACACCCTGTCATGCTGGCCGGTTACAGTTGCCGAGGGAAACGGAGCACGAGGCTTCTGCGGCGATAGCTCATGAACAGCGGACTCAAACTCTGGGCTCTCAGATGGCGTCAGGAGGCTGTCATAGGACAGGCTGCCATTCCGAGGCGTCTGATTGGCCAGGCTTTTGTAGCTGGTGTCTGTGGTGCCCTCTGATTGGAGCGTGGTCAGGGGGTTATGTGCCGTTTGCGCTGAGCGCAGGCTGGAGGAGCGAGAGCCGCCAGCGGACAGAACCAGAGAGGACGGGTAGGAGGTGTAGGAGCGCCCAGTCAGGGAGTAGCCTGACATGCCCCCGGACATCATCCCAGCAGTCCCGCCAGGGCCTCCGGGGCCCTCACCCCTTTCCCCTCCCCCTCTGCGCGCCCCCATACCTCCCCCCACCACTGTGGTCCCGTCCAGGCTGCTCGGCTCCGAGCGGTAGCTAGACTGACGGCTGGACTGGAGGATGGTGGGAGACGGAGAGTCAAGACTCTCCCCACGGATCATCTGAGAGGAGAAACAGATGGAAGGTAGAAAGAGGAGGAAGTGTGATGAAGATGAATgcagggatgaagaggaggggagagagatTAAAATCACCATGTGTCTTCAGGAATTTATTAAATATTCTCACAGAAAAAGTGTTGGGGAAATATTGGATGCTTGACCGGTGCTCTACTCCAACATCACACTACTGGAGTGGAAACATTGACTGGCTTGAACAGGCACTGACACTGCATGTCAAAGAATGTGTATCAACATAGAAATGGAAATACAAGTACATACAGTACAGGAAGTACACATTGCAGTCAATGCAGTCTTAGGGGAAAGGATAGATCCACTCAAACACAGAGACAACCAGAaggacacacacagatacactagCTGAGACTTACTGATCGACCGATGGCCACTGAATGGTCAATtcaaagtaaaaacaaaaaagaggggcATGGCATTAACCACAAAGGAAATTAGAAGGGTGCGGGCATAACAGCCAGCAGACCATCTGTTACAAAAATCAATGGGATATTGTTTCCATCTTTTTGTGCGATAAGGTTAACCACATCCCTTTatgcttttttaaatgtcctgcTATTTGATATCAACAAGGTTTTATATATTCATAAGTACAAGGTTAGATTTGCATGAGTCTAACATGTGTCTCTTTTTCTAATAAGGCATGACATGCGGTTAGCTTCACTCTACGCTGCTTATTATCTTATGTGAATAGTTGATACCTTATACCTGTGCAGGTGTATGTACCTTGTTGGGGTGTGTGAGTGCAGTGTGATTCCTTCCTGGGCTGTTGAAGGCTGGTCGGTACTTGAACATTGACGGTGTGGGTGGAGCTTCAGTCAACAAGCTGCTCTCTGAGGGGCAAGACAACAAAAGTGACATTTGAAAAAGAGGCGTGTTTGTGATTAGCAAACAAACATAATCTGTTAGGAGGTAATACTTGAGG of Pseudochaenichthys georgianus chromosome 10, fPseGeo1.2, whole genome shotgun sequence contains these proteins:
- the zdhhc5b gene encoding palmitoyltransferase ZDHHC5-B isoform X2 gives rise to the protein MPGFSGGGVGGGVGVPASAPPRPFRPSRYVPVSAATTFLVGSTTLFFCFTCPWLSEYISFVIPIYVAVIFLFTLANFCMATFMDPGVFPRAEEDEDKEDDFRAPLYKTVEIKGIQVRMKWCSTCRFYRPPRCSHCSVCDNCVEDFDHHCPWVNNCIGRRNYRYFFLFLISLTTHIINVFGFGLVYVLHHRHQLDTPHAAVTMAVMCVAGLFFVPVAGLTGFHMVLVSRGRTTNEQVTGKFRGGVNPFTNGCTRNISHVLCSSQAPRYMGRQRSPLTMDVQPPFLRPALTEAQLEAKVLDNGIQNDRHSTRSKSSLDQTESQSADAEPPPPPPPPKPELRYPGLPRADTEESSLLTEAPPTPSMFKYRPAFNSPGRNHTALTHPNKMIRGESLDSPSPTILQSSRQSSYRSEPSSLDGTTVVGGGMGARRGGGERGEGPGGPGGTAGMMSGGMSGYSLTGRSYTSYPSSLVLSAGGSRSSSLRSAQTAHNPLTTLQSEGTTDTSYKSLANQTPRNGSLSYDSLLTPSESPEFESAVHELSPQKPRAPFPSATVTGQHDRVSPSSPLQGYTSPFLSAQIAQQREGQLLQGSATFSSPHRAYLRAVSPPPHSPSGLPEVQHLLQHNQDSSRAPRHLSSLSSSPRSFEPPISPPPRSLSLGKSPSYIAEVGPQHKPRPAGGGIVLGGGGAGGGPQAPHPPLPP
- the zdhhc5b gene encoding palmitoyltransferase ZDHHC5-B isoform X1; this translates as MPGFSGGGVGGGVGVPASAPPRPFRPSRYVPVSAATTFLVGSTTLFFCFTCPWLSEYISFVIPIYVAVIFLFTLANFCMATFMDPGVFPRAEEDEDKEDDFRAPLYKTVEIKGIQVRMKWCSTCRFYRPPRCSHCSVCDNCVEDFDHHCPWVNNCIGRRNYRYFFLFLISLTTHIINVFGFGLVYVLHHRHQLDTPHAAVTMAVMCVAGLFFVPVAGLTGFHMVLVSRGRTTNEQVTGKFRGGVNPFTNGCTRNISHVLCSSQAPRYMGRQRSPLTMDVQPPFLRPALTEAQLEAKVLDNGIQNDRHSTRSKSSLDQTESQSADAEPPPPPPPPKPELRYPGLPRADTEESSLLTEAPPTPSMFKYRPAFNSPGRNHTALTHPNKMIRGESLDSPSPTILQSSRQSSYRSEPSSLDGTTVVGGGMGARRGGGERGEGPGGPGGTAGMMSGGMSGYSLTGRSYTSYPSSLVLSAGGSRSSSLRSAQTAHNPLTTLQSEGTTDTSYKSLANQTPRNGSLSYDSLLTPSESPEFESAVHELSPQKPRAPFPSATVTGQHDRVSPSSPLQGYTSPFLSAQIAQQREGQLLQGSATFSSPHRAYLRAVSPPPHSPSGLPEVQHLLQHNQDSSRAPRHLSSLSSSPRSFEPPISPPPRSLSLGKSPSYIAEVGPQHKPRPAGGGIVLGGGGAGGGPQAPQSTSRPVLANHTTSKPGGGVKKVTGVGGTTYEISV
- the tmx2a gene encoding thioredoxin-related transmembrane protein 2-A; the protein is MGLITGLFSFLYHLPQIYKWLLKPYYIASVIMTVAFLLVRKAPGLCEQLATQREDGNSCDFDWRELEILMFLGAIVMMKNRRAITMEQHVGNLFMFSKVANVILFFRLDIRLGIFYLTLCVAFVMTCKPPLYMGPEYIKYFSDKTIGEELRKDSRVTWIVEFYANWSSDCQSFAPVFADLSLKYNCPGLRFGKVDIGRYGEVAERYRVSTSPLARQLPSLMLFQEGQELMRRPMVDNKARAVSWTFSEENIIREFNLNELFQKSKKMNKSKALKEEQQNDAQPEEGSDELEPETEITEQPTESKKDQ